The following coding sequences are from one Geothrix sp. window:
- a CDS encoding M20/M25/M40 family metallo-hydrolase, producing the protein MFDLNAFVEKFQLARQTALETRPSGGLCGLELEWNLVDPQFRPLLTVGTGPDHMSFVDHLRSKVLSPWTEEYHQLEVFHWMIEWVTKPYHTPRGAVYEGRLLEGALINALAKAGRSFGEPLHYWHGNLLVLPKIGPDCVPESWHLAKRRYLQRCVDMYGTELATAGTHSNLSLPEPMLAWDFMHLPTSERGDTHLDDYKNRIYITGTRLMRAFAALFIATSASTPLQASEEDGKPVVRLTPYESVRNLTFPNPPALDVPDLNRSHADYLRLSYDLVRSGVRFGNNNWIPVRARSQAEPVERLIQVTSDQLHDIYARGLFAAGQTRNVEDMAAQIERQNLFARIDLPMARVEVRTDDPGHDLALDVANLTLKHLLLLRFYADPDFARGFRYDAEDIKRARRNEELAAKEGLRGVIEDPLTAKPVSLSAFLDWTLLQMRPLAEALGLWDDLQPLRELAAGAPSTAERIRQTLKAKLGTSDIVPPALLVELAEARKLRVRDEVETITAHLADLGDEEGKLRDFVEHARDEVTLDPQAPVRFQPRPESLVDADYPDKTTEVVALSQRLVRIPSVTACPEERLPEVHRAATFVYDYLRNHGVPVRTFDQGPFPAVLAHFPGGEKAPAMLCGHFDVVEPEPDDTQFEPRIQGDYLYGRGAADMKTVVSTYLVWMKDTLRKGAPYPPINLLLVGNEENGELEPMGTPHVLKVLKDEWDYEPSFFIAGERTGEKGTELWGEVCTQNRGVLRFELIAHGTRGHSGLAGGSDLTERLLSARESLRELFAKHLTLKAADGWQSLARFAYIQVGTPGIYNITPDRGSLGVEIRAIPQDDVSRMRAEIEALAAELQLEFLPSAWEPGVACDPENPYLKALLAGITTAGGDVRIGRKGAGTSARFAPGGQAVVWGQTGIGPHAANERHYIPSIDPYYRALESFAAEASRLR; encoded by the coding sequence GTGTTCGACTTGAACGCCTTTGTCGAGAAGTTCCAGCTGGCGCGCCAGACGGCGCTGGAGACCCGTCCCTCGGGTGGCCTCTGCGGGCTGGAGCTGGAGTGGAACCTGGTGGATCCGCAGTTCCGGCCGCTGCTCACCGTGGGCACGGGGCCCGACCACATGTCCTTCGTGGACCACCTGCGCTCCAAGGTCCTGTCTCCCTGGACGGAGGAGTACCACCAGCTCGAAGTCTTCCACTGGATGATCGAGTGGGTGACCAAGCCCTACCACACGCCGCGGGGGGCGGTGTACGAGGGCCGCCTGCTGGAGGGCGCGCTCATCAATGCCCTGGCCAAGGCCGGCCGCAGCTTCGGGGAGCCGCTCCACTACTGGCACGGCAACCTGCTCGTGCTGCCCAAGATCGGACCCGACTGCGTGCCCGAGTCCTGGCACCTGGCCAAACGGCGCTACCTGCAGCGCTGCGTGGACATGTACGGCACCGAGCTGGCCACGGCCGGCACCCACTCGAACCTGAGCCTGCCCGAGCCCATGCTGGCCTGGGACTTCATGCACCTGCCCACCAGCGAGCGGGGCGACACGCACCTGGACGACTACAAGAACCGTATCTACATCACGGGCACCCGGCTCATGCGCGCCTTCGCCGCGCTCTTCATCGCCACCAGCGCGAGCACGCCGCTGCAGGCTTCAGAGGAGGACGGCAAGCCCGTGGTGCGCCTCACGCCCTACGAATCCGTGCGCAACCTCACCTTCCCCAACCCGCCCGCCCTGGACGTGCCGGACCTGAACCGCAGCCATGCCGACTACCTGCGCCTGTCCTACGACCTGGTCCGCAGCGGCGTGCGCTTCGGCAACAACAACTGGATCCCGGTCCGCGCCCGTTCCCAGGCGGAGCCCGTGGAACGGCTCATCCAGGTCACCAGCGACCAGCTGCACGACATCTACGCCCGGGGCCTCTTCGCCGCGGGGCAGACCCGCAACGTGGAGGACATGGCGGCCCAGATCGAGCGGCAGAACCTCTTCGCCCGCATCGACCTGCCCATGGCCCGCGTGGAGGTGCGCACGGACGATCCCGGCCACGACCTGGCCCTGGACGTCGCCAACCTCACGCTGAAGCACCTGCTGCTGCTGCGCTTCTACGCGGACCCCGACTTCGCCCGCGGCTTCCGCTACGACGCCGAGGACATCAAGCGGGCCCGCCGCAACGAGGAGCTGGCCGCCAAGGAGGGCCTGCGCGGCGTCATCGAGGATCCCCTCACGGCCAAGCCCGTCTCCCTGTCCGCCTTCCTGGACTGGACCCTCCTCCAGATGCGGCCCCTGGCCGAGGCCCTGGGCCTCTGGGACGACCTCCAGCCCCTGCGGGAGCTGGCGGCCGGCGCCCCCAGCACCGCCGAGCGCATCCGCCAGACCCTGAAGGCCAAGCTCGGCACCTCGGACATCGTGCCCCCGGCCCTGCTGGTGGAGCTGGCGGAGGCTCGCAAGCTCCGGGTGCGCGACGAGGTGGAGACCATCACCGCCCACCTGGCGGACCTCGGCGACGAAGAGGGCAAGCTGCGGGACTTCGTGGAGCATGCCCGCGACGAGGTGACCCTGGATCCCCAGGCCCCCGTCCGCTTCCAGCCCCGGCCCGAGTCCCTGGTGGACGCGGACTATCCCGACAAGACCACCGAGGTGGTGGCCCTGTCCCAGCGCCTGGTGCGCATCCCCAGCGTCACGGCCTGCCCCGAGGAGCGGCTGCCGGAGGTCCACCGCGCCGCCACCTTCGTCTACGACTACCTCCGCAACCACGGCGTGCCCGTGCGCACCTTCGACCAGGGGCCCTTCCCCGCCGTGCTGGCCCACTTCCCCGGCGGCGAGAAGGCCCCGGCCATGCTCTGCGGCCACTTCGACGTGGTGGAGCCCGAGCCGGACGACACCCAGTTCGAGCCGAGGATCCAGGGTGACTACCTGTACGGCCGCGGCGCCGCCGACATGAAGACCGTGGTGTCCACCTACCTCGTCTGGATGAAGGACACGCTCAGGAAGGGCGCGCCCTACCCGCCCATCAACCTGCTGCTGGTGGGCAACGAGGAGAACGGCGAGCTGGAGCCCATGGGCACGCCCCACGTGCTGAAGGTCCTCAAGGACGAGTGGGACTACGAGCCCTCCTTCTTCATCGCGGGCGAGCGTACCGGCGAGAAGGGCACCGAGCTCTGGGGCGAGGTCTGCACCCAGAACCGCGGCGTCCTGCGCTTCGAGCTCATCGCCCACGGCACCCGCGGCCACAGCGGCCTGGCCGGCGGCAGCGACCTCACCGAGCGCCTGCTCAGCGCCCGCGAATCCCTGCGCGAGCTCTTCGCCAAGCACCTGACCCTGAAGGCCGCCGATGGCTGGCAGTCCCTGGCCCGCTTCGCCTACATCCAGGTGGGCACGCCCGGCATCTACAACATCACGCCGGACCGCGGCTCCCTGGGCGTGGAGATCCGCGCCATCCCCCAGGACGACGTCTCGAGGATGCGCGCCGAGATCGAGGCCCTGGCCGCCGAGCTGCAGCTGGAGTTCCTGCCCTCCGCCTGGGAACCCGGCGTGGCCTGCGATCCCGAGAACCCGTACCTCAAGGCCCTGCTGGCGGGCATCACCACCGCCGGAGGCGACGTGCGCATCGGCCGCAAGGGCGCCGGCACCTCCGCCCGCTTCGCGCCTGGTGGCCAGGCCGTGGTGTGGGGTCAGACGGGCATCGGCCCCCACGCGGCCAACGAGCGCCACTACATCCCCAGCATCGACCCGTACTACCGGGCCCTGGAGTCCTTTGCCGCCGAGGCGAGTAGACTGCGCTGA